The window AAAATGAACAGACTCACCCTGTGTTCAGGAGACCTGCTGGCCCTCCCCATCCTGCTGACGCCACCGGGGGTGAgggggagacagacagacagaaaccCATGCAGCTGCCAGCCCATACACCCCCAGCCACACACCAGCCAGTGCTCCCGGACCCCTGCATGTCTTCCTCTAAGGAGCAAGAGAGGGCCACAGAAAACCAGACACGCATCGCACTCGGTGTGAAAGCCAGCAACGTCTGCTGTGGGATTTAAAAGCAAGCTGCTTTACACTTTCTCTCCATCCTGAAAGGAACATTTAAATAATAGCTGTGTCCTTCCTCTTGGAGAGAGGGCCCAGCTGGCAGGGACCCTGCTGGCCCCAGGGGCTGCTCTCCTTCCAAGCATCACAGCGCAAGACACGTCCAGCTCACACTCGCACACGCTCACAGggctggtatatacatacatatgcgCCTATACACACCTGGACAGGGATATGTACACACACCTCGTAGTGCAATGACCAGGAGGGAAGGCAGCATGGCCAGCAGCCCAGGACCCTGTGGTCTGTCTGCATAAAGGGCCCCTCCAATGCCCGGGCCAGGGCTGGCAGCGAGGGAGGGCTCCTTGAGAAAGGTGGGTGCCAGGAGGAAGCGGGCTTCCCAGAGCTGGCCACTGAGAAAACACCCTTTGGCTTTGAGTGAGCAACGTGGTCAGGAGGCCCCACAGGGCAGCCCCGCACCTGCCAAGGAGGCAGCCAGAGGGGAGGTGTTCAGAGGTCCCAGGAGGCTGTCAGCGAGGCCTGAAGGGACAGGCCAGGAGAGAGGTTCTCCCGCTGTGGCCACGGGCTCTAACGGTGCACCCCATGTCCATCCCCGGAGGAGAGAAGAGGGTCTGCACCCCGCCGGGCACCTGGGCGGGTGAGGGCACTCAGCACCAGTGGCCAGCGCCAAGGATGCAGGCTCCTGCAGACAGGTCCAGCTGACACGACCCAACGGGTGCGGCAGGAGGGTCTGGCCCAATGCCAGGGGCCTGAGCGTCACGCACAGATGCCCGTCAGCAGGGCTGAGAGTCTCCGCTCGATGCACAGCCTGCCTGCGGAGGCGACAGGGTCAGCCATGAGCCAGGTGCCCTAGCTTGGACAGCAGCCGCCACCTGCCCGCCCGCCGCCCGCGAGGCCACCCTCACATCTGGCGATGTTCTCCACGTCCGCCTGGTCCGCCAGGACCTGCTGCAGGCCCTCCAGGAGCAGCAGGGCCCGGTGGTAGCGCTGCACGCAGTCCTCCCGGTGGCGGAACATCTCATCCAGGGCGGCCGACTGCACCTGCACAAGGGCGGAGCTGGGCTCATGCGCCCGGGACCCTTCCCTGAACACCCCGGACTCTTGGGACATGGGCATCTTCACCTGCCCCGCCGATGAAGCAGTGGAAAGAGATCACCGAGCAGGAAGCCCACGGCCACCCTGTACTGCCAGCTCCCAGCTCTGGGGTGTGCAGCCGGCTCTGAATCGAGCTCCAGGCACCAACCCCCTGCTAGCTTCCCGCCTCAGAAGGGCTCACGTGGAGGCTGGCCCGCTTCATAAAGCAACTTGGAAACCAGATGCCTGGCTCAGCAGTACAAAAgtctgaggctcagggagggggAGGCCAAGGAGGCCATAGGCTACGGCCCGTGCTGGCAGGCGCCACCCAGCTCCCAACATCTGCAGGAGCAGCCTGGGAAGGGACCCTCTTGTCCGCGCCCAGGAGCCGGCCCGCGCCCGCTGCGCACCATCTGCACTGCGTGGTTGAAGATGAGCTTCTCGGCCGTGACGCTGTGGATGCGGTCCATGAGCCGCTGCTTGTCCACGAAGAACCTCTGCAGCCGCACGCTCAGGCCCTGGCAGGACACCACGCTCGCCTTGTACAGCTCATTCAGCTTCCGCACCACTGCAgcgggggtgggggcaagggAGAGAGGTCACGAGGGGCCAGAGCCCTGCTGCCCACAGAGGTTGGGAGTGGGGAAGTGGGTGCCAGGACCTGGCTGCAGCGGGTGGGGATGCACTCCTACATGCTGAGCTCAGAGTGGAGTGAGTGCTGAGGCTCTGGCGGACACATTAAGGGTCCCTCAGCTCAGAGCCTCATCTCCCAGGGCCCACTGGCAGGGGGGAGCACACtggcccttccccagcccccagctgctGTTCTCGCCTGGCCCCTCTGTGCCAGCCTCATACTGGCCCCTCTCTGCCCCACAGCCTCTGCCCCTGTCCTCCCGGCAGGTGCGTGGGCAGCTGCACGCACTCACCCTGCTTCACAGTGGAAGACAAGCAGAGCTTGCCGGCACGAATCTGGCCGATGGCCGTCTGCAGGCCTGCGGAGAGCAGCTCCGCCACCTTGAGGTACAGCACCAGCTGCTCTGCGAAGCTAGACAGCAGGGGCAGCAGAGCATTGGCAGGACCAGCCAAGGACCCAGGCTCTTCACCTCTGCCCACCTCTCACTCTCCCCGCTCTGGACCCTGCCCCCCAACAAGGCCCCGCCCCGGCCAGCACCTCCATTCGCGGCTCAGCTGGCTGATCTGATCAGCCACCACGCTCTCCTGTAGCGGGTACTCGGGGCTGCCGGCGCTCGCTGTCTCGCTGGCGCGGCCCTTCAGGGCTGCAATCTCCAGGACGTGCTGGACGAAGACCAGCGTGAAGCGGAGGCTGTGCAGGATGTCCGTGTGCTCTTGCTGCAGGTTGAGGGGTCAGGCTGGGCGCAGGGGTCTGCCGTGCGCCTAGAGGCtcctctgccctccctccctgcccactGCAGCTGGGCAAGAGCCCTGCAAGGACCAGCCGAGGACCAGCCTCAGCAGCCggctgcctcctcacctccatgAGGGTCTCCTCAGGGAGGTCAGGGGCCTCGAAGGTCACAGCCCCCTCCAGATTGGCGACTGTGGGGTCGGCCAAGCTGCAACAGTGTCCTGGGGCCGAGAGCTCGGCAGGGGTGCCCTCACTGCAGGTCCCAAGCATCAGGTGGCGGCCGGAGGAGGAGCCGGCCGAGCCCAGGGAGCTGGCGGAGCCCACTGTGGAGACAGGCTGGTCAGAGGCGGCCAGCCAGGCCCTTGCGGGGGTCAGGGTGAGCGGCCTCCTCCCCACATGGCACTCCATAAGGACAGCAGGCCCTACCCTCAGCCCGAGCGCACACTCAGGGCTCAGATCCCCCGGACCCCCACTCGGCCCTGACAGCAGCACCTCCACACCCACACCTCCAGCCCGATGTGGGCAGAGCATGGCCGCTGGGCAcaagttcctctgggacacacaACACCCTATCTGCCCTCCTGATGGCAGGGCTTGAGGCCAGAGTAGGGGTGGCTGATTGGCCACTGGCACTCGCAGGCTGTGCTGGGGTACAAGGGAAGGACGGGTAGGTAGCAGGAGCCTGTGAGGACAAGTTGCTCCCAAAAGTGCGCTCTCACAGGCGGCAAGGGAGCCAAGACAGAGGAGCAAGGGAACGGGACGGTGGGTGGGATGGGGGCCAGGGGCACACAGGGAGAGGGGGGGTGGCactgggcagggggaggggccaAAGGTGGGAGAAAGTGTGGCAGCAGCCACCCCAGGCAGGCTGGACCCTCATACTGCCCCCCACAAAGGGGACCATGTACCTCGAGACCTCCTAGCCTACCCCTCCCTACACTGGAGCAGTCCTGAGGACCAGGTGCCTGGCCTGGGGACCCCAAACTGGGGCCCCCCAAGTCAGGCACTAAGCCCTTCCCCGGCAGATGTGCACAGAGCTGGCGTCCTGGCCAGGGTCCAGCATCAGGCACAGCCCCAACGTGGCACGGCCTTCGGGAGGGAAGAGGTCAGGGGCCATGGCCATACGCCACCCAGGAGGGGCACATGCAAGTCGCCTGTGCCACAGAGAAAGACAGCACTGCTTCCCAAGGGCCACCAGTTCCTCTCCCAGGCTGGTCCCTGGGGCTGGCGGGTGCTGTTGGTGACCTCTGGGTTGTGGGACAGACTTGCTCTGCCCGGGGACGGCGCTGGCAGCTGAGAGCACGAGGCAGCCTCACCTGAGAACATCCTGGTGCGGGGGCCCTGAGGAGGTGTGGTCCCGCTGGGCGGGGAGCCCACAGTGAACACCACGGGGGAGGGGCTGCCGGACCCCCCAGCGTGGGCTCCAGGGTGCAGGGTTCCTCCGAAGCCAGCAGAGGGTGCTGGGGGCAAGAGGTGGAGCTAAGTGAGCTCTGAGGGCCTTCCCAAGCAGCCCCAGACAGTCCACCCTGTGTCCCCAATGCCCCCGCACCAATCTCCATGGGCCTCTCCTGCAGGCTGTCCGTGCTGCCGGAGTCAGGGGCCTGGGGCCCAAATGCAGCCTTGAGGAGTAGGTCAGTGAGGCGGCCAGTGCTGAGGGACCTGCGGGAAGAGGGGCACAGCTGGGGAGGAGGAGCTGGGGGGGCGCTGAAGGGAGgaggagctgggggagggagAGCTGAAGGGGAGGGGGAGCTGGGGGAAGGGGAGCTGGGGAGACAAAGCAGGGTGAGGCAAGAGCTTGAAGCAGACctgggggggggagtgggggtgaaGTAGCGAGGAGAGTTGGGGGAGGGAGAGCTGGGGGCCAGGCTGGGGAAAGGGATTCAGGATTCAGGATTCAGGATTCAGGATTCAGGAGAGAACTGACGGGAGAGCTataggagggaaggagggaggactGGGGTGGCAAAGTGGGGTGAAGGGGCAGAGAATGGGGCAGGGGCTGAGCTGCCCCAAGGCAGTGGCCCTACCACCTGATCGGCCCACTCACCTGCCGAAGGGCCCCTTGGCCTCCTCAGTGGGCCTCAGGCTGGGCCTCAGCTGTGGCGCCTGAAAGGGTGCCATTTCCGTGAGGTCCGGCAGTGTCCGGTTCCGAGGCGGTGTCACCACCACGCCCTGCCGGGCCAAGAGGGCCAGCAGGTTCTGGGAGCTGGGGGTCTTGGGGAAGTCGAAGGCGGGGATGGCCTGGAAAGAGCAGGGCCAGTGCTGTGGACACCCTGGCCACCCTGGCCTGCGCCAGCCCCACAGAAACCCGACAGCAGAAGCGGCCAGCACCCTTCTTGCCCACCTCACCTCCGCTGAGCCAACCCCAAGCCTCCCCCAAAACCGCGTCAGGGTGGGACGGTACCCACGGTCCGCGGTCCCTGGCCATAGATCCTTACCTTGGTGGGGGAGCCCAGGATGGGGGGCAGGGGCTTGCGCTGGAGGAGGTCAGGCAGCTTGGGCGAGCCGCGCAGGGGCCGGCAGGATGGCAGGCCCGCGGCCGGCTGCGGGGGTGTGGCCTGCAGGGGGCCAAACGTGGCTCCCAGGGGGTCCGTGGGGGGCTTGGGCAGCTGGGGGTGGACGACGTGCAGGTCGGAGAGGTTGGGGGCGCTGTGCAGGCGGCAGCCCAGGGCAGCAGCGCGGGGCGAGTGCTCGGGCACAGAGGAGCCTGAGACGGGGGTGCCTCGTCACATGCCCGCAGCACGTGAGGGCACAGGTCCCCCCACCCACAAACACGGCCGGCAGCCAGGACAGCAACCCCCAGTGCACAGGCCGCCCTCTTCCCCACACTGCCCCCCTAGCCCCCAGCGGCCATCCACGAGGGAGAGGAAAGCTACCCGGTGCACTGAGGCAGGATGAGTGCTGCAGCTGGCCAAGCGGCCTGGACTTGAGCTTTACAAAACCATCCCGTGGGACCTCAGAGCTTTGCGTCCTCATGGAGGCGGTGGCATGGAACACAGGAGGACTCACTGCCTGCGCTGCACGCAGGCCACGCCGAGGGGCCAGGGAGCACCTACCTGGACGAGGGAACTTGCCACCACCGCCGCCCCGCATCTCGGCACCTTGGGGGGAGGGCAACCCGCTGCAGCCTGGCCTCTCAGGGATGGTTCCAACTTAGGGGAGCAAAGGGGCCAGCAAGGTCAGAGGCAGGGCTGGAGACTGGCCCCCGAGCCCAATCCTGGCCCCCCGGAGTGCGGGCTCACCTTGTGGGCACGGTGTGTATGGCCGGCCCCCACCCAGGGAGAACTTCCTGGCCAGGGTTCCGTGATCGGCAGGGGACGGGGGGGATATGCTGGCCCGTGCCAGGCCCAAGGGGCTGCAGCTGCCCGACCGGCGGACGACAGTGGACCTGTGGGGACAGTGAGTGCGGGAGTGAGGCCCAGGCAGCCCTCACGGGAGCAGAACCAAGCACCGGGGGCAGGCAGCCCTGGCACCCTCACCCGCCCTGTGCAGTGATGAAGTAGAGATGGGGCCCCAGTGATATGACAGGGCAGCCAGAGCACCGCGCGGAGCCCACTCTCATCATGGCCCGAGGACGCCCCCGGGGCTGCACTCACCGCGGGGCCTGGCACGAGCTGGGTGCCTGGAGATTCTGCTCAATGCGCTGGTAGTTGTGTACCTGTGTGGGGACGGGGATGGGGGCGGACCCGCCGTACCTGCTGCGGGAGGAGAGTGGCAGGGTCCACTTGGCACCGCTGTACCCAGGCACACAGCAGAGAGCTCTGGGCCCAAGCGGCCCTCCAGCCCTCACTCACATACTGGCACGGTGCCAGGCCCCCAACCAGGCCCAGCCTGTCCAGCCCTGCACACTGCGGCCTTTGGGTTGGAAGACAGGCCAGGGTGGGGGCCCAAGATAGGGAGCAGCCTTGGCATAGTTCTTCTCCACTTCCACCTGTTAGTTATTTAACATCACCTGCTAGACCCCCAGCTGGAGTTTGGTGTCCACCCAAACACAGGGATCTCTGCCCACAGCTACTCCCTGCAGAGCCCAACTTGCCCAGAGGGTGGGAGGTACGTGCAAAAAAGCGGGAGAAGCCCACGTCCTGCTCTGTGGGCCCCAGCTCacctggaggggctgggggagctgCTACAGGGCGGGGATGGAGAAGGGGTTCGGCCGCGGCTCTCCAGACCCATGGAGGCCACCAGGGAGCTCCTGGAGGAAAGGGGACAGGCACGGCACCCTGCTAAGGTCTTGTGTGGCAGACACTAACCCCCGAAACCTCCAGGCCCAGAGTCCCATCCTGAGGTGGGCACAGGAGTGAAACTGAGACCAAGACGTGCAGACCAAACCTCCCCCCGCGTCATGGGCAGGGCCTTACCCACTGCACATTAGGCTGTCGGGCGGGGGCTTGGCCCCGGCTGCCTCGGCCACCAGGTCACCTGCAGTGCAGACAGGGGAGGCTGGGCTGTGGAATCCCCTCCACACAGACCCCTGCCTCAgaagggcagggtgggggctcCGTGCAGGGCTCTCACGGCAGCAAGTGGCACCTTGTGAGAGTGGGGAGAGGGCCTGGCGCCAGGACAGGGCCCCACAGCTCGGGCACTGTTGTCCATGGAGCACCCGCCCAGCCCTGGCTGTCACCCTAGGGCAGGGAGTAACCTAAGGGCCCAGGCTGTGGCATCCCTGAGCCAGGCCCATTTCCCCAGCCCCCCAGAGAGACTGCAAGGTCTCTCTCAGGCACTCTTCTTGGGCAAACGCCCCCTGCACCCCCACTGAAGGCCCTGGAGAAGTAGCTTGCTCAGGTGTGCATGGCTCAAGAGGGACTCAAATGCTTTCCAGGGACCCCAGGCTCCCCCACCACCAGGTGACATGGCCTGGCCTCCCCCACACCCAGGACTGAGCCTCTTGTAAACTCCCAGGGGTCGCACATGAGTCCTCGCCATTTCCAGAGGCCTGGGGCAGGACACAGCAAGGTCCGGGCGAGTCCCCGAGGTCCCCGACTGGATGACCCTGCCCCAAATGGGAGCTTCTGCTAGAAAGACACGGAGTAAGCCATGGCCCTGAGCCAGCCTGGGGCTCCTGCACGCTCCCTGGCCACGGGGACTTCGCTGGGAGCCTTCGGTGCACTGATCAGGTCAGGAAGCTTTCACCCTGCCAACCCATAAGCACCAGGGAACCCAGCAGGGAGAGGTGCCCGCAGCACCCGCCCAGAGCACCGGGGGCTGGCTGAGCCTGGGCAAGGATGGGAGCCCAGTGAGGGGTGGCACGGAAGGTCCTGTGGCCTCAAGCTGAGCTGGCCTCGGAAGCTCCCAGGAGCCCAAACTGACCACCATGCCCCGCCACCAAGGCCCCTCCACTGCCCCTCGACCCCCACCTGGAAACTGGGCCGGGACCATGACAAAATCATCAGTGTCACAGGATGAGTCCTTGCTGCTGCCGCCGGAGTCCCTGGAGCCATGCAGGAAGCCCACCGTGTCGGCCGGACAGGTCAGCGTTTTCTGTAGCTGCTGCGGCATCTCCCCCAGAGACTGGGGGCGGAAGAACTGGCAGGTAAGCCAGGGCAAGGGCACTGCTAAACTGTGCTCGGGTCACAGGCCCCACTGCAGGCCCAACCAGGAGGGCAGTCAGCTTTTTCCCAGACACTCCATAAAACGCAACCCCCAAGGCCCAGGGAAGTCTGGCAGGCATTGCACAAAAAGGCAGCTCAGTATGTGACTTCCCATGCAACACTCTTTCCTCTCTACGCTCTAGAACGCTACAACCAAAGTCACTGGTCCCGGCCTGGCCGGGAGCACGTGGTCTAGCACATCCTACCCAAAGCCACTGGGGAGAGCAGCCGTTTGCTTCCACACTCCCAAATCACTCCATCTCACTTTTCGGAATGTCCTGGCACCCAGGATTGGCAGGTGCACACGGGGTGGCCATGTGCTCTGGCTGCACCTAGAGGCTGTGTCCCCCACCCCATGCGAGGGGAGCTGCTGCATG is drawn from Tamandua tetradactyla isolate mTamTet1 chromosome 5, mTamTet1.pri, whole genome shotgun sequence and contains these coding sequences:
- the ULK1 gene encoding serine/threonine-protein kinase ULK1 isoform X1; its protein translation is MEAVGKFEFSRKDLIGHGAFAVVFKGRHREKHDLEVAVKCINKKNLAKSQTLLGKEIKILKELKHENIVALYDFQEMANSVYLVMEYCNGGDLADYLHTMRTLSEDTIRLFLRQMAGAMRLLHSKGVIHRDLKPQNILLTSPGGRRASPNTIRVKIADFGFARYLQSNTMAATLCGSPMYMAPEVIMSQHYDGKADLWSVGTIVYQCLTGKAPFQASSPQDLRLYYEKNKTLVPTIPRETSAPLRQLLLSLLQRNPKDRMDFDEFFRHPFLDASSSVKKSPPVPVPSYPSSGSGSSSSSSSTSHLASPPSLGEMPQQLQKTLTCPADTVGFLHGSRDSGGSSKDSSCDTDDFVMVPAQFPGDLVAEAAGAKPPPDSLMCSGSSLVASMGLESRGRTPSPSPPCSSSPSPSSRYGGSAPIPVPTQVHNYQRIEQNLQAPSSCQAPRSTVVRRSGSCSPLGLARASISPPSPADHGTLARKFSLGGGRPYTPCPQVGTIPERPGCSGLPSPQGAEMRGGGGGKFPRPGSSVPEHSPRAAALGCRLHSAPNLSDLHVVHPQLPKPPTDPLGATFGPLQATPPQPAAGLPSCRPLRGSPKLPDLLQRKPLPPILGSPTKAIPAFDFPKTPSSQNLLALLARQGVVVTPPRNRTLPDLTEMAPFQAPQLRPSLRPTEEAKGPFGRSLSTGRLTDLLLKAAFGPQAPDSGSTDSLQERPMEIAPSAGFGGTLHPGAHAGGSGSPSPVVFTVGSPPSGTTPPQGPRTRMFSVGSASSLGSAGSSSGRHLMLGTCSEGTPAELSAPGHCCSLADPTVANLEGAVTFEAPDLPEETLMEQEHTDILHSLRFTLVFVQHVLEIAALKGRASETASAGSPEYPLQESVVADQISQLSREWSFAEQLVLYLKVAELLSAGLQTAIGQIRAGKLCLSSTVKQVVRKLNELYKASVVSCQGLSVRLQRFFVDKQRLMDRIHSVTAEKLIFNHAVQMVQSAALDEMFRHREDCVQRYHRALLLLEGLQQVLADQADVENIARCRLCIERRLSALLTGICA
- the ULK1 gene encoding serine/threonine-protein kinase ULK1 isoform X2, which produces MEAVGKFEFSRKDLIGHGAFAVVFKGRHREKHDLEVAVKCINKKNLAKSQTLLGKEIKILKELKHENIVALYDFQEMANSVYLVMEYCNGGDLADYLHTMRTLSEDTIRLFLRQMAGAMRLLHSKGVIHRDLKPQNILLTSPGGRRASPNTIRVKIADFGFARYLQSNTMAATLCGSPMYMAPEVIMSQHYDGKADLWSVGTIVYQCLTGKAPFQASSPQDLRLYYEKNKTLVPTIPRETSAPLRQLLLSLLQRNPKDRMDFDEFFRHPFLDASSSVKKSPPVPVPSYPSSGSGSSSSSSSTSHLASPPSLGEMPQQLQKTLTCPADTVGFLHGSRDSGGSSKDSSCDTDDFVMVPAQFPGDLVAEAAGAKPPPDSLMCSGSSLVASMGLESRGRTPSPSPPCSSSPSPSSRYGGSAPIPVPTQVHNYQRIEQNLQAPSSCQAPRSTVVRRSGSCSPLGLARASISPPSPADHGTLARKFSLGGGRPYTPCPQVGTIPERPGCSGLPSPQGAEMRGGGGGKFPRPGSSVPEHSPRAAALGCRLHSAPNLSDLHVVHPQLPKPPTDPLGATFGPLQATPPQPAAGLPSCRPLRGSPKLPDLLQRKPLPPILGSPTKAIPAFDFPKTPSSQNLLALLARQGVVVTPPRNRTLPDLTEMAPFQAPQLRPSLRPTEEAKGPFGRSLSTGRLTDLLLKAAFGPQAPDSGSTDSLQERPMEIAPSAGFGGTLHPGAHAGGSGSPSPVVFTVGSPPSGTTPPQGPRTRMFSVGSASSLGSAGSSSGRHLMLGTCSEGTPAELSAPGHCCSLADPTVANLEGAVTFEAPDLPEETLMEQEHTDILHSLRFTLVFVQHVLEIAALKGRASETASAGSPEYPLQESVVADQISQLSREWSFAEQLVLYLKVAELLSAGLQTAIGQIRAGKLCLSSTVKQVVRKLNELYKASVVSCQGLSVRLQRFFVDKQRLMDRIHSVTAEKLIFNHAVQMVQSAALDEMFRHREDCVQRYHRALLLLEGLQQVLADQADVENIARCCASSGDSQPC
- the ULK1 gene encoding serine/threonine-protein kinase ULK1 isoform X3 → MEAVGKFEFSRKDLIGHGAFAVVFKGRHREKHDLEVAVKCINKKNLAKSQTLLGKEIKILKELKHENIVALYDFQEMANSVYLVMEYCNGGDLADYLHTMRTLSEDTIRLFLRQMAGAMRLLHSKGVIHRDLKPQNILLTSPGGRRASPNTIRVKIADFGFARYLQSNTMAATLCGSPMYMAPEVIMSQHYDGKADLWSVGTIVYQCLTGKAPFQASSPQDLRLYYEKNKTLVPTIPRETSAPLRQLLLSLLQRNPKDRMDFDEFFRHPFLDASSSVKKSPPVPVPSYPSSGSGSSSSSSSTSHLASPPSLGEMPQQLQKTLTCPADTVGFLHGSRDSGGSSKDSSCDTDDFVMVPAQFPGDLVAEAAGAKPPPDSLMCSGSSLVASMGLESRGRTPSPSPPCSSSPSPSSGAKWTLPLSSRSRYGGSAPIPVPTQVHNYQRIEQNLQAPSSCQAPRSTVVRRSGSCSPLGLARASISPPSPADHGTLARKFSLGGGRPYTPCPQVGTIPERPGCSGLPSPQGAEMRGGGGGKFPRPGSSVPEHSPRAAALGCRLHSAPNLSDLHVVHPQLPKPPTDPLGATFGPLQATPPQPAAGLPSCRPLRGSPKLPDLLQRKPLPPILGSPTKAIPAFDFPKTPSSQNLLALLARQGVVVTPPRNRTLPDLTEMAPFQAPQLRPSLRPTEEAKGPFGRSLSTGRLTDLLLKAAFGPQAPDSGSTDSLQERPMEIAPSAGFGGTLHPGAHAGGSGSPSPVVFTVGSPPSGTTPPQGPRTRMFSVGSASSLGSAGSSSGRHLMLGTCSEGTPAELSAPGHCCSLADPTVANLEGAVTFEAPDLPEETLMEQEHTDILHSLRFTLVFVQHVLEIAALKGRASETASAGSPEYPLQESVVADQISQLSREWSFAEQLVLYLKVAELLSAGLQTAIGQIRAGKLCLSSTVKQVVRKLNELYKASVVSCQGLSVRLQRFFVDKQRLMDRIHSVTAEKLIFNHAVQMVQSAALDEMFRHREDCVQRYHRALLLLEGLQQVLADQADVENIARCRLCIERRLSALLTGICA